The following proteins are encoded in a genomic region of Nitrospirota bacterium:
- a CDS encoding YkgJ family cysteine cluster protein, giving the protein MNRIIKKYGQFLERSNTVFSTAASKHGVGCKQGCHECCSVGFFDITLLDAIYLRNALKQLPAPIRERVIAKANEQIDILEKKKAFSRKDPLLKTLPAIDSISRRSAKMSCPALENGACMIYNQRPHICRIFGPTIRGPRRAVQLAGCGLFTKDIPEADFPIFDHYKEEKKLQKAMFVKAGRTRLREVDTIIPAALTLDLKKWL; this is encoded by the coding sequence ATGAACCGCATAATCAAAAAATATGGACAGTTCCTCGAACGATCAAACACGGTCTTCTCCACTGCCGCTTCAAAACACGGCGTCGGATGCAAACAAGGGTGCCACGAGTGCTGTTCTGTCGGGTTCTTCGACATCACGCTTCTCGACGCGATCTATCTGCGCAACGCCCTGAAACAGCTCCCCGCTCCCATCAGGGAGCGCGTCATCGCGAAGGCCAATGAGCAGATTGATATCCTGGAAAAGAAGAAGGCTTTTTCCCGCAAAGATCCTTTGCTCAAAACTCTGCCCGCCATCGACTCAATCTCCCGCAGATCGGCAAAGATGTCCTGCCCGGCGCTCGAGAACGGCGCATGCATGATCTACAACCAGCGGCCGCACATCTGCCGCATCTTCGGCCCGACCATCCGCGGCCCGCGCCGCGCGGTGCAGCTCGCGGGCTGTGGGCTTTTTACAAAAGACATCCCCGAAGCCGATTTCCCCATCTTTGACCACTATAAGGAAGAAAAGAAATTGCAGAAAGCCATGTTTGTAAAAGCCGGCCGAACACGGCTCCGCGAAGTCGACACCATCATTCCCGCGGCGTTGACGCTGGATTTGAAAAAGTGGCTGTG